The following are encoded together in the Juglans microcarpa x Juglans regia isolate MS1-56 chromosome 2D, Jm3101_v1.0, whole genome shotgun sequence genome:
- the LOC121248037 gene encoding uncharacterized protein LOC121248037 isoform X2 — translation MNNPSSKYDEDLKNDPPSAGVSLQLPPCTSEFCENQNAHNGKKLPQCSNIRNSNLTDNYLPDAMQNHNDCESSNRCEGSKISRQEPEELSNNCFSEHLENQSPRHLSRCNTYEIMNSMSCKAKNCIGDNHGDTNICELCHSAWNVHGITPCNDFKSNNLTSQCDVVPKTNSHFPIQVGRGNSCLVRQKNQNNAKGAQPNWKRRSNFCYVERDVCLLEKNLWVKRNSFSSRGLLPSPLISPPGYKKSAHGIKMMVNKESLMHMNMPPLVESPQWASQQKLNRVFYKHVSQLSQPSTMEIDCGKSKSYNSFNHENNYSRKEGLGSYGGNFFRLHDNSVLFQKESSQVCYELYQYKNGNSSQRASYNSQYTAGYGSYCLNSSPAFSPLIRQNAPPSTDLIMPGQCELNGFQPHNCMKAPRMEGVSSRSFRAPVDRKMCPNLKFHNGPKHSPSVKKWIPVGTKMSKLLKQTSSAGESCIAENSSAKVDGQEAVTVSAKDHQKNDKKPNFNPKFLIGSHISAEGFKAAYQMQLESEVIHLVMGYPLAEFERLVHSAAPVITSSFVYEKCAICTDNQLSHCFLCKHQIPNVSLRTVWNWYEKPGNYGLEVKAEDSWNLKGLDIDSMSFHAHFVPFLSAVQLFGFPHPPKHSVKNREHANLEMQGKGEVESHSSFPATSFVRQYPEDFEVQWNVEDGIEPVANCDSVEEPVSSLKFSQCNESDSLSLDCLPTFLDTELVFEFFESEQPQNRKPLYDKIVELIDTGSSNNQIYGDPAKLELMKLHELHPASW, via the exons ATGAACAATCCCTCATCTAAGTATGACGAAGACTTGAAGAATGATCCTCCATCTGCTGGTGTTAGTCTTCAATTGCCACCATGTACATCtgaattttgtgaaaatcaGAATGCTCACAATGGCAAGAAACTCCCTCAATGTTCCAATATCAGAAATTCTAATCTTACCGACAATTACTTACCAGATGCTATGCAGAATCATAATGATTGTGAATCCAGCAACCGCTGTGAGGGCTCAAAAATCAGCAGGCAAGAGCCTGAAGAACTAAGCAACAACTGTTTTTCAGAGCATCTTGAGAACCAGTCTCCCAGACATTTATCTCGATGCAATACTTATGAGATAATGAATTCCATGTCGTGTAAGGCCAAAAATTGTATTGGTGACAACCATGGAGATACCAATATCTGTGAACTGTGTCACAGTGCCTGGAATGTTCATGGTATCACTCCATGTAATGAttttaaatccaacaatttgACATCTCAGTGCGATGTTGTACCCAAAACTAACAGTCATTTCCCTATCCAGGTTGGGAGGGGAAATAGCTGCTTAGTCCGGCAGAAGAATCAGAACAATGCAAAGGGTGCACAACCCAACTGGAAAAGAAGATCAAATTTTTGTTATGTAGAGAGGGATGTTTGTCTGCTAGAGAAGAATCTTTGGGTCAAGCGTAATTCATTTTCAAGTAGAGGACTGTTACCCAGTCCCTTAATTTCACCTCCAGGCTACAAGAAATCTGCACATGGAATTAAAATGATGGTCAACAAAGAGTCATTAATGCATATGAATATGCCGCCATTGGTTGAATCTCCACAATGGGCTTCTCAGCAGAAGTTGAACAGGGtattttataaacatgtctCACAGTTAAGTCAACCAAGTACCATGGAAATTGACTGTGGGAAATCAAAATCATACAATTCATTCAATCATGAGAACAACTACAGTAGAAAGGAAGGACTGGGAAGCTATGGTGGCAACTTCTTTAGGCTTCATGATAACTCAGTTCTCTTTCAAAAAGAATCATCACAGGTTTGTTATGAATTGTATCAGTACAAAAATGGGAATTCTTCACAAAGAGCCAGTTACAATAGTCAGTACACTGCAGGTTATGGTTCCTACTGTTTAAATTCATCTCCTGCATTTTCCCCTCTCATAAGGCAAAATGCACCTCCCTCAACAGATTTGATAATGCCAGGTCAATGTGAGCTAAATGGGTTCCAGCCACACAATTGCATGAAGGCTCCAAGGATGGAAGGTGTGTCAAGTAGGTCTTTTCGTGCACCTGTAGACAGAAAAATGTGCCCAAACTTGAAATTTCATAATGGACCTAAACATAGCCCAAGTGTAAAGAAGTGGATTCCCGTTGGTACAAAGATGTCCAAGCTTCTGAAGCAAACTAGTTCTGCTGGTGAATCCTGCATTGCAGAAAATTCCAGTGCCAAAGTAGATGGTCAGGAAGCTGTAACTGTAAGTGCTAAAGATCaccaaaaaaatgataaaaaaccCAACTTCAATCCCAAGTTCTTAATAGGCTCACATATATCTGCAGAAGGTTTTAAGGCAGCTTACCAAATGCAACTTGAATCGGAGGTCATTCACCTTGTTATGGGCTATCCACTTGCAGAATTTGAAAGGCTGGTCCATTCTGCTGCTCCAGTAATCACTTCTTCATTTGTATATGAAAAATGTGCTATTTGCACAGATAATCAGCTGTCCCATTGTTTCCTCTGCAAGCACCAGATACCTAATGTATCACTACGTACTGTTTGGAACTGGTATGAGAAGCCGGGGAATTATGGGTTGGAAGTCAAGGCAGAAGATTCTTGGAATCTAAAGGGGTTGGATATTGATTCTATGTCCTTCCATGCTCATTTTGTTCCTTTCCTTTCAGCCGTCCAGTTGTTTGGCTTCCCTCATCCCCCCAAGCATTCTGTTAAAAATAGAGAGCATGCCAACCTTGAAATGCAGGGCAAAGGAGAAGTTGAATCTCACTCATCTTTTCCTGCAACATCGTTTGTCAGACAATATCCAGAAGATTTTGAGGTTCAGTGGAATGTGGAAGATGGTATAGAACCAGTGGCTAATTGTGACTCGGTTGAGGAACCTGTCAGTTCATTGAAGTTTTCCCAATGCAATGAAAGTGATAGTTTGAGTTTAGATTGTTTGCCTACCTTCTTGGATACCGAGCTCGTATTCGAATTTTTCGAATCTGAGCAGCCACAAAATCGAAAGCCTCTTTATGATAA AATTGTAGAGCTCATTGACACTGGATCTtctaataatcaaatatatggTGACCCAGCAAAGCTAGAACTTATGAAGCTGCACGAACTACATCCTGCATCTTGGTGA
- the LOC121248037 gene encoding uncharacterized protein LOC121248037 isoform X1, translating into MNNPSSKYDEDLKNDPPSAGVSLQLPPCTSEFCENQNAHNGKKLPQCSNIRNSNLTDNYLPDAMQNHNDCESSNRCEGSKISRQEPEELSNNCFSEHLENQSPRHLSRCNTYEIMNSMSCKAKNCIGDNHGDTNICELCHSAWNVHGITPCNDFKSNNLTSQCDVVPKTNSHFPIQVGRGNSCLVRQKNQNNAKGAQPNWKRRSNFCYVERDVCLLEKNLWVKRNSFSSRGLLPSPLISPPGYKKSAHGIKMMVNKESLMHMNMPPLVESPQWASQQKLNRVFYKHVSQLSQPSTMEIDCGKSKSYNSFNHENNYSRKEGLGSYGGNFFRLHDNSVLFQKESSQVCYELYQYKNGNSSQRASYNSQYTAGYGSYCLNSSPAFSPLIRQNAPPSTDLIMPGQCELNGFQPHNCMKAPRMEGVSSRSFRAPVDRKMCPNLKFHNGPKHSPSVKKWIPVGTKMSKLLKQTSSAGESCIAENSSAKVDGQEAVTVSAKDHQKNDKKPNFNPKFLIGSHISAEGFKAAYQMQLESEVIHLVMGYPLAEFERLVHSAAPVITSSFVYEKCAICTDNQLSHCFLCKHQIPNVSLRTVWNWYEKPGNYGLEVKAEDSWNLKGLDIDSMSFHAHFVPFLSAVQLFGFPHPPKHSVKNREHANLEMQGKGEVESHSSFPATSFVRQYPEDFEVQWNVEDGIEPVANCDSVEEPVSSLKFSQCNESDSLSLDCLPTFLDTELVFEFFESEQPQNRKPLYDKIVELIDTGSSNNQIYGDPAKLELMKLHELHPASWFSVAWYPIYRIPEGNFRASFLTFHSLGHLVHKLLWSDSLNKDVFCIVSPVLGLQSYNAQGECWFNRKIPVETSLKESRPFNGSEILKERLKKLEENALLFSRGCVYKNNVMSFNRQPDYEFFLSRKS; encoded by the exons ATGAACAATCCCTCATCTAAGTATGACGAAGACTTGAAGAATGATCCTCCATCTGCTGGTGTTAGTCTTCAATTGCCACCATGTACATCtgaattttgtgaaaatcaGAATGCTCACAATGGCAAGAAACTCCCTCAATGTTCCAATATCAGAAATTCTAATCTTACCGACAATTACTTACCAGATGCTATGCAGAATCATAATGATTGTGAATCCAGCAACCGCTGTGAGGGCTCAAAAATCAGCAGGCAAGAGCCTGAAGAACTAAGCAACAACTGTTTTTCAGAGCATCTTGAGAACCAGTCTCCCAGACATTTATCTCGATGCAATACTTATGAGATAATGAATTCCATGTCGTGTAAGGCCAAAAATTGTATTGGTGACAACCATGGAGATACCAATATCTGTGAACTGTGTCACAGTGCCTGGAATGTTCATGGTATCACTCCATGTAATGAttttaaatccaacaatttgACATCTCAGTGCGATGTTGTACCCAAAACTAACAGTCATTTCCCTATCCAGGTTGGGAGGGGAAATAGCTGCTTAGTCCGGCAGAAGAATCAGAACAATGCAAAGGGTGCACAACCCAACTGGAAAAGAAGATCAAATTTTTGTTATGTAGAGAGGGATGTTTGTCTGCTAGAGAAGAATCTTTGGGTCAAGCGTAATTCATTTTCAAGTAGAGGACTGTTACCCAGTCCCTTAATTTCACCTCCAGGCTACAAGAAATCTGCACATGGAATTAAAATGATGGTCAACAAAGAGTCATTAATGCATATGAATATGCCGCCATTGGTTGAATCTCCACAATGGGCTTCTCAGCAGAAGTTGAACAGGGtattttataaacatgtctCACAGTTAAGTCAACCAAGTACCATGGAAATTGACTGTGGGAAATCAAAATCATACAATTCATTCAATCATGAGAACAACTACAGTAGAAAGGAAGGACTGGGAAGCTATGGTGGCAACTTCTTTAGGCTTCATGATAACTCAGTTCTCTTTCAAAAAGAATCATCACAGGTTTGTTATGAATTGTATCAGTACAAAAATGGGAATTCTTCACAAAGAGCCAGTTACAATAGTCAGTACACTGCAGGTTATGGTTCCTACTGTTTAAATTCATCTCCTGCATTTTCCCCTCTCATAAGGCAAAATGCACCTCCCTCAACAGATTTGATAATGCCAGGTCAATGTGAGCTAAATGGGTTCCAGCCACACAATTGCATGAAGGCTCCAAGGATGGAAGGTGTGTCAAGTAGGTCTTTTCGTGCACCTGTAGACAGAAAAATGTGCCCAAACTTGAAATTTCATAATGGACCTAAACATAGCCCAAGTGTAAAGAAGTGGATTCCCGTTGGTACAAAGATGTCCAAGCTTCTGAAGCAAACTAGTTCTGCTGGTGAATCCTGCATTGCAGAAAATTCCAGTGCCAAAGTAGATGGTCAGGAAGCTGTAACTGTAAGTGCTAAAGATCaccaaaaaaatgataaaaaaccCAACTTCAATCCCAAGTTCTTAATAGGCTCACATATATCTGCAGAAGGTTTTAAGGCAGCTTACCAAATGCAACTTGAATCGGAGGTCATTCACCTTGTTATGGGCTATCCACTTGCAGAATTTGAAAGGCTGGTCCATTCTGCTGCTCCAGTAATCACTTCTTCATTTGTATATGAAAAATGTGCTATTTGCACAGATAATCAGCTGTCCCATTGTTTCCTCTGCAAGCACCAGATACCTAATGTATCACTACGTACTGTTTGGAACTGGTATGAGAAGCCGGGGAATTATGGGTTGGAAGTCAAGGCAGAAGATTCTTGGAATCTAAAGGGGTTGGATATTGATTCTATGTCCTTCCATGCTCATTTTGTTCCTTTCCTTTCAGCCGTCCAGTTGTTTGGCTTCCCTCATCCCCCCAAGCATTCTGTTAAAAATAGAGAGCATGCCAACCTTGAAATGCAGGGCAAAGGAGAAGTTGAATCTCACTCATCTTTTCCTGCAACATCGTTTGTCAGACAATATCCAGAAGATTTTGAGGTTCAGTGGAATGTGGAAGATGGTATAGAACCAGTGGCTAATTGTGACTCGGTTGAGGAACCTGTCAGTTCATTGAAGTTTTCCCAATGCAATGAAAGTGATAGTTTGAGTTTAGATTGTTTGCCTACCTTCTTGGATACCGAGCTCGTATTCGAATTTTTCGAATCTGAGCAGCCACAAAATCGAAAGCCTCTTTATGATAA AATTGTAGAGCTCATTGACACTGGATCTtctaataatcaaatatatggTGACCCAGCAAAGCTAGAACTTATGAAGCTGCACGAACTACATCCTGCATCTTG GTTTTCAGTGGCCTGGTATCCAATATATCGAATTCCAGAAGGGAACTTCCGTGCATCATTTTTGACTTTCCATTCACTAGGGCATCTGGTCCACAAACTCCTTTGGAGTGATTCTCTGAATAAAGACGTATTCTGCATTGTCTCCCCAGTGTTAGGATTGCAAAGCTACAATGCACAG GGTGAATGCTGGTTCAATCGAAAAATACCAGTTGAAACTTCTTTGAAAGAATCAAGACCTTTCAATGGTTCTGAAATCCTTAAAGAAAGACTCAAAAAACTAGAGGAAAATGCACTACTTTTTTCCAGAGGGTGtgtttacaaaaataatgtAATGTCGTTCAATCGGCAGCCAGATTATGAGTTCTTTCTTTCCCGGAAAAGTTAA
- the LOC121250579 gene encoding G-type lectin S-receptor-like serine/threonine-protein kinase At2g19130, which produces MDAKRNPGLMFSLLFLSLSVNNHLSLGANTISANQSLSGDQTIVSVGGSFVLGFFTPGNSSGSKYYIGIWYSKVKVSTQTIVWVANRDKPVSDKSSSVLRISDGNLVLFNESKIPVWSTNLSSTTSSAVAAVLRDEGNLVLRDGSSNLSEPLWQSFDHPTHTWLPGGKIGLNKITNENQRLISWKNSEDPAPGLFSLELDANISSYIIRWNRSIQYWSSGSWDGKIFSLVPEMRTNYIYNFSYINDTNQSYFTYSVYDPSILSRFVMDVSGQIKQSTWLNNTNEWFLFWGQPKTQCEVYAFCGAFGSCDQISQPFCKCLKGFDYKSPKDWNLSDYSGGCVRKIPLQCENTSPANGQKDKFLTMPNMNLPVQAQFFWVGTAAECESSCLNNCSCTAYSYDANNCSIWIGELFNLNQLTEDQIGARTLYLRLAASEFSSHKNNKGVVGAVVGSVAGVALLLGLIVFVILRRRKRTVGTAKSVEGSLMAFEYRDLQNATKNFSDKLGGGGFGSVFKGTLPDSTAIAVKKLESISQGEKQFRTEVSTIGTIQHVNLVRLRGFCSDGSRKLLVYDYMPNGSLESQLFHEKNPNQVLDWKTRYQIALGTARGLVYLHEKCRECIIHCDIKPENILLDAEFCPKVADFGLAKLVGREFSRVLTTMRGTRGYLAPEWISGVAITAKADVYSYGMMLFEFVSGRRNSEPSADGKTRFFPTRAASIMKEGGDVLSLLDPRLEEKADVEELTRVCRIACWCIQDDEANRPPMSQVVQILEGVLEVNPAPIPRSLQVFDDNRENIIFFTESSSNQSSQARSNTSAASSQSKSDGQQQARRPEEQLSENVLRE; this is translated from the coding sequence ATGGATGCGAAGAGAAATCCAGGGCTCATGTTTTCTCTACTGTTCCTCTCCTTATCTGTCAACAACCATCTCTCACTTGGAGCTAACACCATATCTGCAAACCAATCACTCTCTGGGGACCAAACCATTGTCTCTGTTGGTGGGTCCTTCGTGCTGGGTTTCTTCACACCAGGTAACTCTTCGGGCTCGAAATACTATATAGGCATTTGGTATAGCAAAGTTAAAGTCTCTACCCAAACCATTGTTTGGGTGGCAAACAGAGACAAACCGGTCTCTGATAAAAGTTCTTCTGTATTAAGAATCTCAGATGGTAATTTGGTTCTCTTCAATGAATCCAAAATCCCAGTCTGGTCCACAAATTTGAGCTCCACCACTTCAAGTGCTGTAGCAGCTGTTCTTCGAGATGAAGGAAATCTTGTTCTTAGAGATGGGTCTTCTAATTTATCAGAACCTTTATGGCAAAGTTTTGATCACCCAACTCATACATGGCTTCCTGGTGGTAAGATTGGATtgaacaaaattacaaatgaaaACCAACGTCTCATATCATGGAAGAATTCAGAGGATCCTGCACCAGGACTCTTCTCTCTTGAGCTCGACGCAAACATCAGTTCGTATATTATTCGCTGGAATAGATCCATCCAGTACTGGAGTAGTGGATCTTGGGATGGGAAAATTTTTAGCTTAGTTCCTGAAATGAGGACCAATTATATCTACAACTTCAGTTATATTAACGACACAAATCAGAGTTATTTCACCTATTCTGTTTACGATCCTTCCATCCTATCTCGATTCGTAATGGATGTTTCTGGGCAGATAAAGCAATCCACATGGTTAAATAATACCAATGagtggtttttgttttggggaCAACCGAAAACGCAATGCGAGGTTTATGCTTTTTGCGGGGCCTTCGGCAGCTGCGATCAGATATCCCAGCCTTTTTGCAAGTGTTTGAAAGGGTTTGATTACAAATCGCCCAAGGACTGGAATTTGTCGGATTATTCTGGTGGTTGCGTgaggaaaatccccttacagtgTGAGAATACCAGTCCTGCTAATGGGCAGAAGGACAAGTTCTTGACAATGCCCAACATGAATTTGCCTGTACAAGCACAATTTTTTTGGGTTGGAACTGCTGCAGAATGTGAATCATCCTGTTTGAATAACTGCTCTTGCACTGCTTATTCTTATGACGCCAATAATTGTTCAATCTGGATTGGGGAGCTCTTCAATCTGAACCAACTCACAGAAGATCAGATTGGTGCAAGAACTCTATATCTCAGACTGGCAGCTTCAGAGTTTTCAAGCCACAAAAATAATAAGGGAGTTGTTGGTGCTGTTGTGGGTTCAGTTGCCGGGGTAGCACTTTTACTCGGCCTTATCGTGTTTGTAATCCTTAGGCGAAGGAAGAGAACTGTTGGAACAGCAAAATCAGTAGAGGGTTCGTTGATGGCATTTGAGTACAGGGACTTGCAAAACGCGACCAAAAATTTCTCGGACAAGTTAGGGGGAGGAGGTTTTGGTTCTGTTTTCAAAGGGACGTTACCTGATTCAACAGCCATAGCAGTCAAGAAACTTGAAAGCATCAGCCAAGGAGAGAAGCAATTCCGCACAGAAGTCAGCACAATTGGGACAATCCAACATGTAAATCTGGTTCGGCTTCGTGGATTCTGCTCGGACGGTTCTAGAAAGTTGTTGGTGTATGATTACATGCCGAATGGCTCTTTAGAATCTCAACTTTTCCACGAAAAGAATCCCAATCAGGTTTTGGACTGGAAAACAAGATACCAGATTGCTCTGGGAACAGCGAGAGGGTTAGTTTATCTGCACGAGAAATGCAGAGAGTGCATCATACACTGTGACATAAAACCCGAAAATATTCTTCTAGATGCGGAGTTTTGTCCAAAAGTTGCAGACTTTGGCCTGGCAAAGCTTGTGGGGCGGGAGTTCAGCCGAGTCCTGACAACCATGAGAGGCACGAGAGGTTATCTTGCTCCGGAGTGGATTTCAGGGGTGGCCATTACGGCCAAGGCTGATGTTTACAGCTACGGAATGATGCTTTTCGAATTTGTCTCAGGAAGGAGAAACTCTGAGCCATCTGCAGATGGCAAAACTAGATTCTTCCCAACTAGGGCTGCAAGCATTATGAAAGAAGGGGGCGATGTCCTTAGCCTTTTAGACCCCAGGTTGGAGGAAAAGGCTGATGTAGAAGAGCTCACAAGAGTTTGCAGAATTGCTTGTTGGTGCATCCAAGATGATGAAGCTAATAGGCCACCAATGAGTCAGGTAGTTCAAATTCTGGAAGGAGTTTTAGAAGTGAATCCGGCCCCAATTCCAAGATCTCTTCAAGTGTTTGATGACAACCGGGAGAACATAATTTTCTTCACCGAGTCATCCTCGAACCAAAGTTCACAGGCACGAAGCAACACCTCAGCTGCTTCCTCCCAGTCGAAGAGTGACGGCCAGCAACAAGCTCGGAGACCCGAAGAGCAGTTGAGTGAGAACGTTTTGAGAGAGTGA